TTAAATTCTTACGCGTGTATGTTTTGTTTAAAACATACCACATTAAAAGTTCTCAGCATGAATTGGCATTATCTTTACCTTTTACTCAATACCCTGGCTATATCCGTACCACTGGCCTTTAGTTTTTATCCGAAGGCTAACTTTTCAAGCAAGTGGCAATACCTGATGCCTGCCATAGCCATCCCGGGTGTGGTTTTCATTCTTTGGGATGTTTATTTTACCAAATGGGGTATATGGGGATTTAACGAAACATATCTCACAGGACTTAATATTGCGAATCTCCCTATAGAAGAATGGCTGTTTTTTATTTGTATTCCTTATGCCTGTGTGTTTACCTATTTTAGCTTCAAACACCTCTTCAAAGAGGATTATTTAGGTAAATATGCCCCTGCTATCACCTGGACACTCATTGCCATATCTTTTTTGATCGCTGTCAGCAATACTCACCGAGCTTACACATCAGTAACTTTCTTTGCTTTGTGCGCTTTTTTACTGTTACACA
This region of Fulvivirga ulvae genomic DNA includes:
- a CDS encoding lycopene cyclase domain-containing protein yields the protein MNWHYLYLLLNTLAISVPLAFSFYPKANFSSKWQYLMPAIAIPGVVFILWDVYFTKWGIWGFNETYLTGLNIANLPIEEWLFFICIPYACVFTYFSFKHLFKEDYLGKYAPAITWTLIAISFLIAVSNTHRAYTSVTFFALCAFLLLHIFILRSAYLGRFYFSFVFILIPFFLINGVLTGSYIQDQVVWYNNAENLGIRLGTIPVEDTFYGMLLLLMNVTLFEELENKLREKR